GGCAATGCTTTGCGAGTCACTCGTGAAATTTATCTCGAAAGATTGAATCGACCGGTCATCTCCAGAAGTATTTATCGGAAAACCTCCGAGATTGCGCAGCTTAACCTTTTTGACGGTAACCGCAATCGCCCCGGGATAAATGATGACAATCGCTTTGTATTTCCACGCGGAACCGTTTTCTCGGCGATTCTCAATGATGAGATAACCACCAGACAAGCACGAGTAGGAGATCGATTTACCATGCGCATCTCTTCACCTAGCCAATTTGCCGGAGCTGAAATTGAAGGACATGTGGCAAAGGTTGATCGCGCCAGCCGTCTAACCGGACGTTCGGAATTGGCGCTTGAGTTTGACCGGATTCGTTTGCAGAACGGAAGAAGCTACAACTTCGACGGTTACATCGAAGAGATTAGAACAACCAATGGTGATCGAGTGAGTTTTGATAATGAAGGAATCGTTAGAGAAGATGATTCACAAACCGGTAGAACCGTGAGAAACACCGGCATCGGAGCGGCGATTGGCGCGATCCTCGGCGGTCTCCTTGGCGGCGGTGAAGGTGCCGTTGTTGGTGCTGTGGTTGGCGGTGGCGCAGGTGTTGGCTCGGTAATTTTACAGGGACGCGATGATTTAAATTTAACCAGTGGTACGGAATTTAGAATCAGTTCGGCGATACGAACAACGGTTTCTTCGCGTTAAATCAAAGAGCCATTTCATCCAAAAGCTATGCTTCAATTGAAGCATAGCTTTTGGTGTCTTTAAAATTAAGCTGACCCATTTTAAAGTTATTTCGTAAAGCGGGTGAAATGAATGATTTTTACAGATTCATTTATACCCATCATTAATTATCAGTCGGAGTCATAGCGAAATGTATTTTTGCCTGGTTCAATCCCAACGATAAAGGCAGATTTGAACAATGCTGAAAGATCAAAAATTGATAGTGGTTATTGTGCTGGCGCTCGTTGTCCTGGGACTCAACGCCTACGTTTCCTATTATGCAACGAAAAATATTGTTGATAATGAACGAAGGGTTTCTCTTACCCTGGAAGTAATGAATTATCTGGAATCCTTACGGGCGTTATCCATTGCCAACGAGAGTAGTATGCGCGGATTTGTTTTAACCGGAGATAATTTTTTCATCAATGATTACGAGCAGGATAAAGCGCAGACCTTTGAACTCATTCAAAATATTCGCAACCGAACCTCCGATAACCCGCTTCAACAGCAGCAAATCAACAAACTCGAAACTTATATTCAGGAGAAATTTCTTTATTCCGATGAAGCCGTCAAACGGCGGTGGGAAAGCGGGTATGAAACGGCTAAAGAATTTGTCGCATCCGGTAAAGGTAAAGGCTTGATGAAGGAAATCAATAGTACCGCTGAAACGATGATCAAAGAGGAGACCAATCTATTAAATATCCGTCAGGAACAATCTGCCGATAGTATCCGCACTGCCAATTTCAGTTTTGCGGTTACGACCATTTTAGCCTCTTTGTTACTCTTCGGGGTTTACTATTTCTTCAGTCAAATTCTTAAAGAGCGACGAAACTCCGAAGATGCGTTAAGAATTGCCAATGAAAAGCTGGAAAGCACGGTTGCCGAACGAACTCTTGAACTGGAACGCAGCAACCGTGAATTGCAGGATTTCGCCTTTGTGGCTTCTCATGATTTGCAAGAACCTTTAAGAAAGATTCAAGCATTTGGAGATCGCTTAAAGCTCAAATACCGCCCGGAACTTGGTGCTCAGGGGACGGATTACTTAAATCGCATGCAGAACGCCGCTGAACGAATGAGCCGATTGATTACCGATTTATTAACCTTTTCAAGGGTTTCAACCCATACCCAGCCGTTTCAACCCATCAATCTCAATCAAACCGTTGATGAGGTGTTATCGGATTTAGAGGTGCGTATCCAACAAACGGCTGGCAAAGTTGAAGTCGGTGAGTTGCCGGAAATTGCCGCCGACCCTTTGCAGATGCGTCAACTCTTTCAAAATCTGATTGGTAATGCCCTGAAATTTCATCGCCCCGAAGAGCCGCCAATCATCCACATTATAGGTGAAATATTGAATGGCAACGCCAATGACTCGGAAGACCTTACGGCGACAGTTCCCCAATGCCAAATCATCGTTTCAGATAATGGCATTGGATTTGACGAATCTTATGTAGAGAGAATTTTCACCCCTTTTCAACGACTGCATAATAAAAATGAATATGAAGGAACCGGAATGGGGTTGGCAGTTTGCCGGAAAATCGTCGAACGTCACAACGGAACGATAATTGCCAAGAGTACCCCAGGCCAAGGCAGTCAATTTATTATTAACCTCCCGATAAATTAAAGGAGTTTGGTTTAATGGATAGTAACGCAAAACCGATTGTCATCCTGATTGCCGAAGATGACCCGGATGATCGGGTTTTAGCCAAGGATGCCTTTGAGGAGAGCCGTTTGCTCAATGACGTCCGATTTGTCGAAGACGGTGTAGAACTGATGAATTACCTTGAGAATAAAGGAAAATACAGTGATGGCAATGAGTCGCCGCGACCCAGCATTATTTTGCTCGACCTCAATATGCCCAAAAAAGATGGGCGCGAGGCACTTAAAGAAATTAAAAATAATCCCGCTCTACGCCGCATTCCCGTCGTGGTGATGACCACCTCGAAAGCCGAAGAAGATATTTTTCGCAGTTATGATTT
The Acidobacteriota bacterium DNA segment above includes these coding regions:
- a CDS encoding CHASE3 domain-containing protein, coding for MLKDQKLIVVIVLALVVLGLNAYVSYYATKNIVDNERRVSLTLEVMNYLESLRALSIANESSMRGFVLTGDNFFINDYEQDKAQTFELIQNIRNRTSDNPLQQQQINKLETYIQEKFLYSDEAVKRRWESGYETAKEFVASGKGKGLMKEINSTAETMIKEETNLLNIRQEQSADSIRTANFSFAVTTILASLLLFGVYYFFSQILKERRNSEDALRIANEKLESTVAERTLELERSNRELQDFAFVASHDLQEPLRKIQAFGDRLKLKYRPELGAQGTDYLNRMQNAAERMSRLITDLLTFSRVSTHTQPFQPINLNQTVDEVLSDLEVRIQQTAGKVEVGELPEIAADPLQMRQLFQNLIGNALKFHRPEEPPIIHIIGEILNGNANDSEDLTATVPQCQIIVSDNGIGFDESYVERIFTPFQRLHNKNEYEGTGMGLAVCRKIVERHNGTIIAKSTPGQGSQFIINLPIN
- a CDS encoding response regulator, which gives rise to MDSNAKPIVILIAEDDPDDRVLAKDAFEESRLLNDVRFVEDGVELMNYLENKGKYSDGNESPRPSIILLDLNMPKKDGREALKEIKNNPALRRIPVVVMTTSKAEEDIFRSYDLGASSYITKPVTFEGLVDVIKTLGKYWVEVVELPTQSDTATS